Part of the Dehalogenimonas sp. THU2 genome, TGGGAGAAAAGGAACGCATTGTTGGAATCCGTGATCCGGAATACCCCAGGTTTTGTCGCCATTGACGCGGCATGGGATTCGTTTCATTCGTTTCCGGACAGCACACGTATCTCCCGCCAGGCGGTCCGTAAACTGAAACCTGACGGCTGATGGCTGACCGCTGACAGCTTAAAAGGTGAATTGTTTCAATTGTTTTCGCCTTGAAGAACAATTCCCGCATGTTGGCCGGAGACTGCCCCCGCACGCCCCGGACCGGACCTTGAAAACTGCATATGTCGGCTTTGCGGGAACAACCTCTGCCGGCCCGTCCGGCGATCAAAAAAGGGCTGGGAAGAGGTCTCGGCGGCATTTGTTTTGTCGAAAAACAACCCTTTTCAATTAATTGTTTTCGCGTGAGTTGCCCGCAGCACCAGCGGGCAGAGGGATTGTTTCATTTGAGTTATTTGTTTCTTCCAAATAATCCCACGATTGGAGCGCCGGTTCCCAATCGTGAAAAATTGGGATTGTTTCTCGAAAGAAGCACTGCGGGAGAAACAATCCCCCGCTCCGTTACCCGGTCAATGGCCGGTTGGCCGGATGGCCCGGAGAGTAATATAATCGTAAGTTGTAAGGTAAACGCCGTCTGACCCGGAAAGGACACAAAGATCATGAGTGAACATAAAAACGAGTTGCCACAGGAGCGAAGGGCAGAACTGCTCGGCGTACTGAAGGCCCGTTTTGAGAAAAACATGGACCGCCATAAAGGTCTCGAATGGGCTGAAGTGCAGCTCAAGCTGGAAGACAATCCGGAAAAATTGCGGTCGCTCAATGAGATGGAGCGGACCGGCGGCGAACCGGATGTTGTCGGCCGGGACAAGCAGACCGGCGAATATATTTTTTATGATTGTTCGGCGGAAAGCCCCGACGGCCGCAGAAACGTTTGTTACGACCGTGCGGCGCTGGAGTCGCGGAAAGAGCACAAACCGGCAAATAGCGCTATCGATATGGCCGCCGATATGGGCATCGAGCTGTTGACCGAGGCACAATACCGGGAGTTGCAGCAAAAGGGGAAATTCGACCTGAAAACGTCGAGCTGGGTGAAAACACCTGCCAATATCAGAAAACTCGGCGGCGCCCTCTTTTGCGATCGCCGCTACGATACTGTCTTCGTGTATCACAACGGGGCGGACTCATACTATGGCGCCAGGGGATTTCGGGGCTCGCTTAGCGTTTAACCCGACTCATTTACAAATAAACACTGATAACACAATAATAAGGAGATCATACGTGGCAGATATTACC contains:
- a CDS encoding DUF4256 domain-containing protein, yielding MSEHKNELPQERRAELLGVLKARFEKNMDRHKGLEWAEVQLKLEDNPEKLRSLNEMERTGGEPDVVGRDKQTGEYIFYDCSAESPDGRRNVCYDRAALESRKEHKPANSAIDMAADMGIELLTEAQYRELQQKGKFDLKTSSWVKTPANIRKLGGALFCDRRYDTVFVYHNGADSYYGARGFRGSLSV